The following are encoded in a window of Labrus mixtus unplaced genomic scaffold, fLabMix1.1 SCAFFOLD_172, whole genome shotgun sequence genomic DNA:
- the LOC132960171 gene encoding uncharacterized protein LOC132960171 gives MDCLAELRALEHAGSLSSIKGGRHDSSQDDFLSPCRLKHKDLHRPSISTATPDRRSTQDSTSWHAASSDQQDDLREVEGERKRWSEFRDRKRTKTLTVLQLRKHNPTEPIVLSSEEEDEGEDEGDGGRRLDWETRSRNGKQTGSHTVASLSPLSSSPRNQPLSQSSATPRSTACIPPHRMHWTLHVDPTGRDLEYFHHFSPFIGQACSVFACTILLCKQGGALLTHQLGPVASSLFQQPDSAPHLTLYTCEGYEPKDLGPIAKTLQTLTPTISHLYQGMVYSHYEGVAWTVTVDDSWLADDEDPVCTISPFKNTNMSHPLSLFSVSVPPQSPATAGVPDTLWSQYSNECGLMLSHPPVSIPVKLGPAPRKQQYPLSQASLEGIKPVITTLLKQGILVPCQSPCNTPILPVKKPNSPDWRFVQDLRLINDYVAPMTPVVPSPTTILTSIPPSTQWYSVVDLCSAFFSIPVSPESQYLFAFTYGGHQYTWTRLPQGFIHSPTLFARALLTDLADVQLPGGSALIQYVDDLLVASPTKEACETDTRALLLSLAEKGHKASATKAQLVLQEVTYLGHVLKGNTRQVSSKRVSAVLNIPKPHTKKQLKSFLGILGYSRPWIMDFAPRARPLQDMLLQAAPEHLQWTEDAETAFTDLKQALSQAPALGLPDYSKPFQLYVHERNGFASGVLTQQHGSNKRPVGYYSTRLDNTELGLPPCLRAVAAAAFMVRTVSDLVLDSQCELYVPHAVSALLTRASTQHLSAARQSHYELLLLSMPNLTIHRSPTLDPSSLLPTAADCEPHDCQATVTMTYTIREDLFDTPLFNPDLTLFTDGSSSRNLQGTLDSGWAVVSSTDTLLSGKLPDHFSAQQAELVALTQACTYAKNKSVNIYTDSRYALGVCLDFGGIWRHRDFLTSAGTPIKNASLVEALLKALFLPSTVAILKCDARTSSKDPVRLGNARADTAAKAAAVSGALAPVLATSTLVSPSPDPSVHDLQFSSLHAGLMQAHANGKLM, from the exons atggactgtctggcagagctgcgagcactggagcatgctgggagtttgagttctataaag GGCGGGCGCCATGACTCCTCTCAGGATGACTTCCTGTCTCCGTGCAGACTCAAACACAAAGACCTCCACAGACCCTCCATCTCCACGGCAACGCCGGACAGGAGGAGCACACAGGACAGCACATCGTGGCACGCTGCCAGCAGCGACCAGCAGGACGACCTGAGGgaggtagagggagagaggaagaggtggagcgagttcagagacaggaagaggacgAAGACGCTGACCGTCCTGCAGCTCCGAAAACACAATCCAACAGAACCCA TCGTCTTGTCGagtgaagaggaagacgagggagaggatgaaggagatggGGGGCGGCGTCTCGACTGGGAAACTCGGAGCAGAAATGGGAAGCAGACAGG CTCCCATACAGTGGCCAGTTTATCACCCCTATCCAGCAGCCCAAGGAACCAACCCCTTTCACAGTCGAGCGCCACCCCAAGGTCAACAGCTTGTATCCCTCCACACCGCATGCACTGGACTTTGCACGTTGACCCTACAGGACGAGACCTTGAGTATTTCCAtcacttttctccctttatAGGACAGGCCTGTAGTGTTTTTGCGTGCACCATTTTGCTGTGTAAGCAGGGGGGTGCTCTATTGACACATCAATTGGGCCCAGTAGCCTCCAGCTTGTTCCAGCAACCTGACTCCGCCCCACACCTGACTCTCTACACCTGTGAAGGTTACGAGCCTAAAGACTTAGGTCCCATAGCAAAGACCTTACAGACTCTGACTCCAACCATCTCACATTTGTACCAAGGAATGGTGTACTCTCACTATGAGGGCGTGGCATGGACAGTGACAGTAGATGACTCATGGTTAGCTGATGACGAAGATCCTGTATGTACCATTTCACCTTTCAAAAACACTAACATGTCTcaccctctttctctgttttcagtttctgttcctCCTCAGTCCCCTGCCACAGCGGGAGTCCCAGACACATTGTGGTCTCAGTACTCTAATGAGTGTGGCCTAATGTTGTCTCACCCTCCTGTGTCAATTCCTGTAAAACTAGGTCCTGCTCCCAGAAAACAACAGTACCCCCTCTCACAGGCCTCTCTGGAAGGCATTAAGCCCGTCATCACTACCCTTTTAAAACAAGGAATTTTGGTGCCGTGTCAAAGCCCCTGTAACACCCCTATTTTACCTGTTAAGAAACCTAACTCCCCTGACTGGCGCTTTGTTCAAGATCTCCGCCTGATCAATGACTATGTGGCTCCCATGACTCCTGTAGTACCCAGCCCCACCACCATCCTAACCTCTATTCCTCCCTCTACTCAGTGGTACTCTGTTGTTGACCTCTGTTCTGCTTTTTTCAGCATCCCTGTCTCCCCAGAGTCCCAGTACCTGTTTGCTTTCACCTACGGTGGGCATCAGTACACGTGGACTCGCCTCCCACAAGGTTTTATTCACAGCCCCACTCTTTTTGCCCGAGCCCTTCTTACAGATCTAGCTGACGTTCAACTCCCTGGAGGCAGTGCCTTGATCCAGTACGTGGACGACCTGTTGGTAGCCAGCCCCACCAAAGAGGCATGCGAAACGGACACAAGAGCTCTGTTGTTGTCATTGGCTGAGAAGGGACACAAGGCCAGCGCCACAAAAGCCCAGCTGGTGCTACAAGAAGTGACCTACCTGGGCCATGTTCTCAAAGGTAACACCCGCCAAGTCAGCAGTAAacgtgtttctgctgttttgaaCATTCCAAAACCCCACACCAAGAAGCAGCTGAAGTCGTTCCTGGGCATCCTCGGGTACTCCAGACCATGGATCATGGATTTTGCCCCTCGAGCCAGGCCCCTTCAAGACATGCTCCTGCAGGCCGCTCCTGAGCACCTCCAATGGACGGAGGATGCAGAGACAGCGTTCACTGACTTAAAACAAGCACTTTCACAGGCCCCGGCGCTGGGTCTCCCTGATTACAGCAAACCTTTCCAGTTGTACGTTCACGAACGCAATGGGTTTGCCTCTGGTGTTCTCACTCAACAACATGGCTCTAACAAACGCCCAGTAGGTTACTATTCCACACGCCTTGACAATACTGAGCTGGGTTTGCCCCCGTGTCTCCGAGCTGTGGCGGCTGCTGCTTTCATGGTAAGAACCGTGTCTGATCTGGTACTGGACTCTCAGTGTGAACTTTATGTTCCTCATGCAGTGAGTGCTCTGCTTACCAGAGCCAGCACACAACACCTTTCCGCAGCCAGACAGAGTCATTATGAATTGTTGCTGCTGTCTATGCCTAATCTTACTATTCACAGATCTCCAACTCTCgatccctcttctctccttccaaCTGCTGCTGACTGTGAGCCCCATGACTGCCAGGCGACGGTAACAATGACCTACACTATTCGTGAAGATCTTTTTGACACCCCTTTGTTTAACCCTGACCTTACCCTGTTCACTGACGGCAGCTCTTCTAGAAACCTGCAGGGCACCCTTGATTCAGGTTGGGCTGTAGTTTCTTCCACTGACACCCTTCTTTCAGGTAAACTTCCAGACCACTTCTCTGCTCAACAGGCGGAGCTAGTGGCTCTCACTCAGGCATGTACCTATGCAAAGAATAAATCTGTTAACATCTACACTGACTCTCGGTATGCTCTAGGTGTCTGCCTTGATTTTGGTGGAATCTGGAGACATCGCGATTTCTTAACATCTGCAGGTACCCCTATTAAAAATGCTTCCCTAGTAGAGGCTCTCCTAAAAgctctctttcttccttctaCAGTTGCTATTCTCAAATGTGACGCCCGTACATCTTCCAAAGACCCTGTGAGACTCGGTAACGCAAGAGCTGATACTGCAGCAAAAGCCGCTGCTGTGTCAGGAGCCCTCGCTCCCGTGTTGGCGACCTCAACACTGGTTTCTCCCAGCCCAGATCCCTCCGTCCATGAC CTCCAGTTCAGCTCGCTTCACGCCGGCCTGATGCAAGCCCACGCCAACGGGAAGCTGATG